From Shewanella yunxiaonensis, the proteins below share one genomic window:
- a CDS encoding beta strand repeat-containing protein, which yields MNTVITQQDSQINNLKGQIAVVIDGVQHLVKEGEIIPKGAELIIGNNASANLAQADGSNVAIGATEQQGQAAATDAEIQQLQDLIAAGQDPTANLPETAAGNPISGGGDSGYVAVSRDGSEVLASSGYDTGTFSVAGTTTTQDPLTTYLASSAADDVNTIEEDTVATGNVLTNDTISGGSLTVTDYVVEGNSYAAGNTADLENGTLTLNSDGSYTFTPDTNWNGTVPVITYTTSAGDTATLTITVTPVNDAPVLAPDVGSVDESATLTVSAINGVLSNDTDVDGNSLTVTGIMTGTAGTMTAVTSGSATTLTNEYGTLTINADGSYNFAATGEASKALADGENAETVFTYTATDGTDALTSTLTITISGVDDTISLMGLDGVDQTVVETNLADGSSPDSELLTQDGTFSFSTTGIVDTLTVDGATLTLDQLQNLGSDPVTITTEHGTLVLTNYTGDETGGEVSYSYTLDTSVNNNTVPGADDNGYTESFAVTVTATDGNSQSDSLDIYIADDVPSVSEMADINVDEGTSSPEGTLAFAGGADGATVTAINGETLQFGQDGYSQAVDVGNGTVMVKADGTYIYTADDNLVQPASDTFTYTVTDGDGDTVQGSLKVNITDANTPTAGTSAAAVDDDGLPGGIAGGTGDDTSTNSATATGNLTFSYGGDGQGTTGGIAFTNTTGTVGTETVSYAWNSNTLTATITDSSDSARIGTTLFTVTITDMATGAYTVTLAQNVLHTAGNDENDATAALTFTVTDADGSTATTGELNISFDDDTPTVSTMADINVDEGTSSPEGTLAFAGGADGATVTAINGETLQFGQDGYSQAVDVGNGTVMVKADGTYIYTADDNLVQPASDTFTYTVTDGDGDTVQGSLKVNITDANTPTAGTSAAAVDDDGLPGGIAGGTGDDTSTNSATATGNLTFSYGGDGQGTTGGIAFTNTTGTVGTETVSYAWNSNTLTATITDSSDSARIGTTLFTVTITDMATGAYTVTLAQNVLHTAGNDENDATAALTFTVTDADGSTATTGELNISFDDDTPTVSTMADINVDEGTSSPEGTLAFAGGADGATVTAINGETLQFGQDGYSQAVDVGNGTVMVKADGTYIYTADDNLVQPASDTFTYTVTDGDGDTVQGSLKVNITDANTPTAGTSAAAVDDDGLPGGIAGGTGDDTSTNSATATGNLTFSYGGDGQGTTGGIAFTNTTGTVGTETVSYAWNSNTLTATITDSSDSARIGTTLFTVTITDMATGAYTVTLAQNVLHTAGNDENDATAALTFTVTDADGSTATTGELNISFDDDTPTVSTMADINVDEGTSSPEGTLAFAGGADGATVTAINGETLQFGQDGYSQAVDVGNGTVMVKADGTYIYTADDNLVQPASDTFTYTVTDGDGDTVQGSLKVNITDANTPTAGTSAAAVDDDGLPGGIAGGTGDDTSTNSATATGNLTFSYGGDGQGTTGGIAFTNTTGTVGTETVSYAWNSNTLTATITDSSDSARIGTTLFTVTITDMATGAYTVTLAQNVLHTAGNDENDATAALTFTVTDADGSTATTGELNISFDDDTPTVSTMADINVDEGTSSPEGTLAFAGGADGATVTAINGETLQFGQDGYSQAVDVGNGTVMVKADGTYIYTADDNLVQPASDTFTYTVTDGDGDTVQGSLKVNITDANTPTAGTSAAAVDDDGLPGGIAGGTGDDTSTNSATATGNLTFSYGGDGQGTTGGIAFTNTTGTVGTETVSYAWNSNTLTATITDSSDSARIGTTLFTVTITDMATGAYTVTLAQNVLHTAGNDENDATAALTFTVTDADGSTATTGELNISFDDDTPTVSTMADINVDEGTSSPEGTLAFAGGADGATVTAINGETLQFGQDGYSQAVDVGNGTVMVKADGTYIYTADDNLVQPASDTFTYTVTDGDGDTVQGSLKVNITDANTPTAGTSAAAVDDDGLPGGIAGGTGDDTSTNSATATGNLTFSYGGDGQGTTGGIAFTNTTGTVGTETVSYAWNSNTLTATITDSSDSARIGTTLFTVTITDMATGAYTVTLAQNVLHTAGNDENDATAALTFTVTDADGSTATTGELNISFDDDTPTVSTMADINVDEGTSSPEGTLAFAGGADGATVTAINGETLQFGQDGYSQAVDVGNGTVMVKADGTYIYTADDNLVQPASDTFTYTVTDGDGDTVQGSLKVNITDANTPTAGTSAAAVDDDGLPGGIAGGTGDDTSTNSATATGNLTFSYGGDGQGTTGGIAFTNTTGTVGTETVSYAWNSNTLTATITDSSDSARIGTTLFTVTITDMATGAYTVTLAQNVLHTAGNDENDATAALTFTVTDADGSTATTGELNISFDDDTPTVSTMADINVDEGTSSPEGTLAFAGGADGATVTAINGETLQFGQDGYSQAVDVGNGTVMVKADGTYIYTADDNLVQPASDTFTYTVTDGDGDTVQGSLKVNITDANTPTAGTSAAAVDDDGLPGGIAGGTGDDTSTNSATATGNLTFSYGGDGQGTTGGIAFTNTTGTVGTETVSYAWNSNTLTATITDSSDSARIGTTLFTVTITDMATGAYTVTLAQNVLHTAGNDENDATAALTFTVTDADGSTATTGELNISFDDDTPTVSTMADINVDEGTSSPEGTLAFAGGADGATVTAINGETLQFGQDGYSQAVDVGNGTVMVKADGTYIYTADDNLVQPASDTFTYTVTDGDGDTVQGSLKVNITDANTPTAGTSAAAVDDDGLPGGIAGGTGDDTSTNSATATGNLTFSYGGDGQGTTGGIAFTNTTGTVGTETVSYAWNSNTLTATITDSSDSARIGTTLFTVTITDMATGAYTVTLAQNVLHTAGNDENDATAALTFTVTDADGSTATTGELNISFDDDTPTAATAESVSMLNANGGNDSAYLDLDHTLSNNYGADGGSAVFTADTITSLENQGLSSGLVSLNYAISADGTVLTATNSINNSLVFTIALQPDGSSDQYVVTMSQSVDAVSTVDFNDGGYNFVGGNASWAGFTIPGDNDSQDLLLTSVSGTTVNTNANSGGIGAGSSVGAGEAMRVDYVTDLSGTPVNGKDFSDAANQTQIFDGHYNVNGGSALFTSIGKGGSTVSIAAFDDDDSGANLYSVGDGSPDAITSVGISYGTEQQVITSSGDYVIDSHTFSVTFNNDGTVSVAGVVDNTQLSAYTADGYNSIEWGYESGSTFQIGDFGATTVTTDDVDFTVPISIQDGDGDIVSSGDLAINLYSGDTSSSTLAAASTSSLMSLSTDGSDSSHSIYSTSADDILTASTGIDTFIWQAGQTGTDHVSGFNLTQDTLNISDLLTQWNGNSNTLDHYLDITVTNGDTVISIDADANGSVDQTIVLDGTDVSSYGNSSSEIIQGLVDSGNGPLIVDSSSTDTATTTYSTTDALNHTEQVVKEV from the coding sequence ATGAATACCGTAATTACCCAACAAGACAGTCAAATCAATAACTTGAAAGGTCAAATTGCTGTAGTTATCGACGGCGTACAACACCTAGTCAAGGAAGGCGAAATTATTCCTAAAGGTGCCGAGTTAATTATTGGTAATAATGCCAGTGCTAACCTCGCTCAAGCTGATGGCAGCAACGTCGCGATTGGTGCGACAGAGCAACAAGGGCAAGCGGCCGCCACTGACGCAGAAATTCAGCAATTACAGGATTTGATCGCTGCAGGACAAGATCCCACCGCTAATTTACCTGAAACTGCTGCCGGTAACCCAATATCTGGCGGTGGCGATTCAGGTTATGTTGCGGTCTCGCGTGATGGTAGCGAAGTTCTCGCCAGTTCAGGATATGACACCGGGACCTTCTCCGTGGCAGGTACCACAACAACTCAAGATCCACTGACCACCTATTTGGCCAGCAGCGCTGCCGATGATGTCAACACTATAGAAGAAGATACTGTTGCAACGGGAAATGTGCTGACCAATGACACCATTTCCGGAGGTTCCCTTACCGTCACCGACTACGTAGTCGAAGGAAATAGTTACGCTGCCGGTAATACTGCAGATCTGGAAAACGGTACATTAACGCTCAATAGCGACGGTAGCTATACCTTCACTCCAGACACAAATTGGAACGGCACCGTACCAGTTATTACCTACACAACCAGCGCTGGTGATACCGCAACACTCACCATAACTGTGACTCCAGTAAATGATGCGCCAGTATTGGCTCCAGATGTCGGTTCCGTCGATGAAAGTGCTACGCTGACAGTGAGCGCTATTAATGGTGTATTAAGCAATGATACAGACGTCGATGGAAATAGCCTGACCGTTACCGGAATTATGACCGGTACTGCGGGCACAATGACGGCCGTCACCAGTGGTTCCGCAACAACACTGACAAATGAATATGGCACGCTGACAATTAATGCTGATGGTAGCTACAACTTTGCGGCGACCGGTGAAGCTTCCAAAGCGCTCGCGGATGGCGAAAATGCTGAGACCGTATTTACCTATACGGCCACTGACGGAACAGATGCGCTGACCAGCACGTTAACTATCACGATCAGTGGTGTAGATGACACTATTAGCTTGATGGGTCTGGACGGTGTAGATCAAACCGTTGTTGAGACAAATCTGGCAGACGGCAGTTCTCCCGATAGTGAGTTACTGACCCAAGATGGTACGTTCAGTTTCTCTACGACCGGCATTGTTGATACGTTAACTGTCGATGGCGCGACGTTGACTCTCGATCAGTTACAGAATTTAGGCAGTGATCCTGTCACTATTACAACCGAACACGGCACCTTGGTACTGACCAATTACACAGGCGATGAAACCGGAGGCGAAGTTAGTTATAGCTATACGCTTGATACTTCGGTAAATAATAATACCGTCCCAGGCGCGGACGACAACGGTTATACCGAAAGCTTTGCGGTAACAGTTACCGCTACCGATGGGAATAGCCAGTCCGATTCTCTGGACATTTATATCGCAGACGATGTTCCCAGTGTTTCTGAGATGGCAGACATCAATGTGGACGAAGGAACCAGCTCACCTGAAGGAACACTGGCCTTTGCCGGTGGCGCCGATGGCGCAACGGTCACCGCCATTAACGGTGAAACACTGCAGTTCGGTCAGGATGGCTACTCACAGGCGGTGGATGTTGGCAACGGGACCGTGATGGTCAAAGCGGATGGCACCTATATCTACACCGCTGATGACAACCTGGTACAACCTGCCAGCGACACCTTTACCTATACCGTCACCGATGGCGACGGCGATACTGTTCAGGGGTCACTGAAGGTCAACATTACTGACGCCAACACCCCAACAGCCGGTACCAGTGCTGCCGCGGTAGATGACGACGGACTGCCTGGTGGTATTGCCGGGGGGACCGGGGATGACACCTCAACCAACAGCGCTACCGCTACTGGCAACCTAACCTTCAGCTACGGCGGAGATGGTCAGGGCACTACCGGCGGCATCGCGTTTACCAACACCACCGGGACCGTGGGGACTGAAACCGTCAGCTACGCCTGGAACAGTAACACATTAACGGCCACTATCACCGACAGCAGTGACAGTGCCCGTATCGGCACTACACTATTCACCGTCACCATTACCGATATGGCGACCGGCGCTTACACCGTCACGCTGGCGCAGAACGTACTGCATACCGCTGGCAACGATGAGAACGATGCCACTGCTGCGTTGACTTTCACCGTCACCGATGCGGATGGCTCAACCGCCACCACCGGGGAATTGAACATATCCTTTGATGATGACACGCCAACCGTCAGCACCATGGCAGACATCAATGTGGACGAAGGAACCAGCTCACCTGAAGGAACACTGGCCTTTGCCGGTGGCGCCGATGGCGCAACGGTCACCGCCATTAACGGTGAAACACTGCAGTTCGGTCAGGATGGCTACTCACAGGCGGTGGATGTTGGCAACGGGACCGTGATGGTCAAAGCGGATGGCACCTATATCTACACCGCTGATGACAACCTGGTACAACCTGCCAGCGACACCTTTACCTATACCGTCACCGATGGCGACGGCGATACTGTTCAGGGGTCACTGAAGGTCAACATTACTGACGCCAACACCCCAACAGCCGGTACCAGTGCTGCCGCGGTAGATGACGACGGACTGCCTGGTGGTATTGCCGGGGGGACCGGGGATGACACCTCAACCAACAGCGCTACCGCTACTGGCAACCTAACCTTCAGCTACGGCGGAGATGGTCAGGGCACTACCGGCGGCATCGCGTTTACCAACACCACCGGGACCGTGGGGACTGAAACCGTCAGCTACGCCTGGAACAGTAACACATTAACGGCCACTATCACCGACAGCAGTGACAGTGCCCGTATCGGCACTACACTATTCACCGTCACCATTACCGATATGGCGACCGGCGCTTACACCGTCACGCTGGCGCAGAACGTACTGCATACCGCTGGCAACGATGAGAACGATGCCACTGCTGCGTTGACTTTCACCGTCACCGATGCGGATGGCTCAACCGCCACCACCGGGGAATTGAACATATCCTTTGATGATGACACGCCAACCGTCAGCACCATGGCAGACATCAATGTGGACGAAGGAACCAGCTCACCTGAAGGAACACTGGCCTTTGCCGGTGGCGCCGATGGCGCAACGGTCACCGCCATTAACGGTGAAACACTGCAGTTCGGTCAGGATGGCTACTCACAGGCGGTGGATGTTGGCAACGGGACCGTGATGGTCAAAGCGGATGGCACCTATATCTACACCGCTGATGACAACCTGGTACAACCTGCCAGCGACACCTTTACCTATACCGTCACCGATGGCGACGGCGATACTGTTCAGGGGTCACTGAAGGTCAACATTACTGACGCCAACACCCCAACAGCCGGTACCAGTGCTGCCGCGGTAGATGACGACGGACTGCCTGGTGGTATTGCCGGGGGGACCGGGGATGACACCTCAACCAACAGCGCTACCGCTACTGGCAACCTAACCTTCAGCTACGGCGGAGATGGTCAGGGCACTACCGGCGGCATCGCGTTTACCAACACCACCGGGACCGTGGGGACTGAAACCGTCAGCTACGCCTGGAACAGTAACACATTAACGGCCACTATCACCGACAGCAGTGACAGTGCCCGTATCGGCACTACACTATTCACCGTCACCATTACCGATATGGCGACCGGCGCTTACACCGTCACGCTGGCGCAGAACGTACTGCATACCGCTGGCAACGATGAGAACGATGCCACTGCTGCGTTGACTTTCACCGTCACCGATGCGGATGGCTCAACCGCCACCACCGGGGAATTGAACATATCCTTTGATGATGACACGCCAACCGTCAGCACCATGGCAGACATCAATGTGGACGAAGGAACCAGCTCACCTGAAGGAACACTGGCCTTTGCCGGTGGCGCCGATGGCGCAACGGTCACCGCCATTAACGGTGAAACACTGCAGTTCGGTCAGGATGGCTACTCACAGGCGGTGGATGTTGGCAACGGGACCGTGATGGTCAAAGCGGATGGCACCTATATCTACACCGCTGATGACAACCTGGTACAACCTGCCAGCGACACCTTTACCTATACCGTCACCGATGGCGACGGCGATACTGTTCAGGGGTCACTGAAGGTCAACATTACTGACGCCAACACCCCAACAGCCGGTACCAGTGCTGCCGCGGTAGATGACGACGGACTGCCTGGTGGTATTGCCGGGGGGACCGGGGATGACACCTCAACCAACAGCGCTACCGCTACTGGCAACCTAACCTTCAGCTACGGCGGAGATGGTCAGGGCACTACCGGCGGCATCGCGTTTACCAACACCACCGGGACCGTGGGGACTGAAACCGTCAGCTACGCCTGGAACAGTAACACATTAACGGCCACTATCACCGACAGCAGTGACAGTGCCCGTATCGGCACTACACTATTCACCGTCACCATTACCGATATGGCGACCGGCGCTTACACCGTCACGCTGGCGCAGAACGTACTGCATACCGCTGGCAACGATGAGAACGATGCCACTGCTGCGTTGACTTTCACCGTCACCGATGCGGATGGCTCAACCGCCACCACCGGGGAATTGAACATATCCTTTGATGATGACACGCCAACCGTCAGCACCATGGCAGACATCAATGTGGACGAAGGAACCAGCTCACCTGAAGGAACACTGGCCTTTGCCGGTGGCGCCGATGGCGCAACGGTCACCGCCATTAACGGTGAAACACTGCAGTTCGGTCAGGATGGCTACTCACAGGCGGTGGATGTTGGCAACGGGACCGTGATGGTCAAAGCGGATGGCACCTATATCTACACCGCTGATGACAACCTGGTACAACCTGCCAGCGACACCTTTACCTATACCGTCACCGATGGCGACGGCGATACTGTTCAGGGGTCACTGAAGGTCAACATTACTGACGCCAACACCCCAACAGCCGGTACCAGTGCTGCCGCGGTAGATGACGACGGACTGCCTGGTGGTATTGCCGGGGGGACCGGGGATGACACCTCAACCAACAGCGCTACCGCTACTGGCAACCTAACCTTCAGCTACGGCGGAGATGGTCAGGGCACTACCGGCGGCATCGCGTTTACCAACACCACCGGGACCGTGGGGACTGAAACCGTCAGCTACGCCTGGAACAGTAACACATTAACGGCCACTATCACCGACAGCAGTGACAGTGCCCGTATCGGCACTACACTATTCACCGTCACCATTACCGATATGGCGACCGGCGCTTACACCGTCACGCTGGCGCAGAACGTACTGCATACCGCTGGCAACGATGAGAACGATGCCACTGCTGCGTTGACTTTCACCGTCACCGATGCGGATGGCTCAACCGCCACCACCGGGGAATTGAACATATCCTTTGATGATGACACGCCAACCGTCAGCACCATGGCAGACATCAATGTGGACGAAGGAACCAGCTCACCTGAAGGAACACTGGCCTTTGCCGGTGGCGCCGATGGCGCAACGGTCACCGCCATTAACGGTGAAACACTGCAGTTCGGTCAGGATGGCTACTCACAGGCGGTGGATGTTGGCAACGGGACCGTGATGGTCAAAGCGGATGGCACCTATATCTACACCGCTGATGACAACCTGGTACAACCTGCCAGCGACACCTTTACCTATACCGTCACCGATGGCGACGGCGATACTGTTCAGGGGTCACTGAAGGTCAACATTACTGACGCCAACACCCCAACAGCCGGTACCAGTGCTGCCGCGGTAGATGACGACGGACTGCCTGGTGGTATTGCCGGGGGGACCGGGGATGACACCTCAACCAACAGCGCTACCGCTACTGGCAACCTAACCTTCAGCTACGGCGGAGATGGTCAGGGCACTACCGGCGGCATCGCGTTTACCAACACCACCGGGACCGTGGGGACTGAAACCGTCAGCTACGCCTGGAACAGTAACACATTAACGGCCACTATCACCGACAGCAGTGACAGTGCCCGTATCGGCACTACACTATTCACCGTCACCATTACCGATATGGCGACCGGCGCTTACACCGTCACGCTGGCGCAGAACGTACTGCATACCGCTGGCAACGATGAGAACGATGCCACTGCTGCGTTGACTTTCACCGTCACCGATGCGGATGGCTCAACCGCCACCACCGGGGAATTGAACATATCCTTTGATGATGACACGCCAACCGTCAGCACCATGGCAGACATCAATGTGGACGAAGGAACCAGCTCACCTGAAGGAACACTGGCCTTTGCCGGTGGCGCCGATGGCGCAACGGTCACCGCCATTAACGGTGAAACACTGCAGTTCGGTCAGGATGGCTACTCACAGGCGGTGGATGTTGGCAACGGGACCGTGATGGTCAAAGCGGATGGCACCTATATCTACACCGCTGATGACAACCTGGTACAACCTGCCAGCGACACCTTTACCTATACCGTCACCGATGGCGACGGCGATACTGTTCAGGGGTCACTGAAGGTCAACATTACTGACGCCAACACCCCAACAGCCGGTACCAGTGCTGCCGCGGTAGATGACGACGGACTGCCTGGTGGTATTGCCGGGGGGACCGGGGATGACACCTCAACCAACAGCGCTACCGCTACTGGCAACCTAACCTTCAGCTACGGCGGAGATGGTCAGGGCACTACCGGCGGCATCGCGTTTACCAACACCACCGGGACCGTGGGGACTGAAACCGTCAGCTACGCCTGGAACAGTAACACATTAACGGCCACTATCACCGACAGCAGTGACAGTGCCCGTATCGGCACTACACTATTCACCGTCACCATTACCGATATGGCGACCGGCGCTTACACCGTCACGCTGGCGCAGAACGTACTGCATACCGCTGGCAACGATGAGAACGATGCCACTGCTGCGTTGACTTTCACCGTCACCGATGCGGATGGCTCAACCGCCACCACCGGGGAATTGAACATATCCTTTGATGATGACACGCCAACCGTCAGCACCATGGCAGACATCAATGTGGACGAAGGAACCAGCTCACCTGAAGGAACACTGGCCTTTGCCGGTGGCGCCGATGGCGCAACGGTCACCGCCATTAACGGTGAAACACTGCAGTTCGGTCAGGATGGCTACTCACAGGCGGTGGATGTTGGCAACGGGACCGTGATGGTCAAAGCGGATGGCACCTATATCTACACCGCTGATGACAACCTGGTACAACCTGCCAGCGACACCTTTACCTATACCGTCACCGATGGCGACGGCGATACTGTTCAGGGGTCACTGAAGGTCAACATTACTGACGCCAACACCCCAACAGCCGGTACCAGTGCTGCCGCGGTAGATGACGACGGACTGCCTGGTGGTATTGCCGGGGGGACCGGGGATGACACCTCAACCAACAGCGCTACCGCTACTGGCAACCTAACCTTCAGCTACGGCGGAGATGGTCAGGGCACTACCGGCGGCATCGCGTTTACCAACACCACCGGGACCGTGGGGACTGAAACCGTCAGCTACGCCTGGAACAGTAACACATTAACGGCCACTATCACCGACAGCAGTGACAGTGCCCGTATCGGCACTACACTATTCACCGTCACCATTACCGATATGGCGACCGGCGCTTACACCGTCACGCTGGCGCAGAACGTACTGCATACCGCTGGCAACGATGAGAACGATGCCACTGCTGCGTTGACTTTCACCGTCACCGATGCGGATGGCTCAACCGCCACCACCGGGGAATTGAACATATCCTTTGATGATGACACGCCAACCGTCAGCACCATGGCAGACATCAATGTGGACGAAGGAACCAGCTCACCTGAAGGAACACTGGCCTTTGCCGGTGGCGCCGATGGCGCAACGGTCACCGCCATTAACGGTGAAACACTGCAGTTCGGTCAGGATGGCTACTCACAGGCGGTGGATGTTGGCAACGGGACCGTGATGGTCAAAGCGGATGGCACCTATATCTACACCGCTGATGACAACCTGGTACAACCTGCCAGCGACACCTTTACCTATACCGTCACCGATGGCGACGGCGATACTGTTCAGGGGTCACTGAAGGTCAACATTACTGACGCCAACACCCCAACAGCCGGTACCAGTGCTGCCGCGGTAGATGACGACGGACTGCCTGGTGGTATTGCCGGGGGGACCGGGGATGACACCTCAACCAACAGCGCTACCGCTACTGGCAACCTAACCTTCAGCTACGGCGGAGATGGTCAGGGCACTACCGGCGGCATCGCGTTTACCAACACCACCGGGACCGTGGGGACTGAAACCGTCAGCTACGCCTGGAACAGTAACACATTAACGGCCACTATCACCGACAGCAGTGACAGTGCCCGTATCGGCACTACACTATTCACCGTCACCATTACCGATATGGCGACCGGCGCTTACACCGTCACGCTGGCGCAGAACGTACTGCATACCGCTGGCAACGATGAGAACGATGCCACTGCTGCGTTGACTTTCACCGTCACCGATGCGGATGGCTCAACCGCCACCACCGGGGAATTGAACATATCCTTTGATGATGACACGCCAACTGCAGCGACAGCTGAATCAGTTTCAATGCTTAATGCCAATGGTGGCAATGATTCAGCCTACCTGGATTTGGATCATACGCTGTCCAATAACTATGGTGCTGATGGCGGTTCAGCAGTATTCACTGCAGATACAATCACCAGTTTGGAAAACCAGGGGCTGTCGTCTGGGTTGGTGTCTCTCAACTATGCCATTTCTGCTGATGGCACGGTTTTGACAGCAACAAACTCGATAAATAATTCACTGGTCTTTACGATTGCGCTGCAACCGGATGGTTCATCAGATCAGTACGTTGTGACCATGTCACAATCCGTAGATGCAGTTAGTACCGTCGATTTCAACGATGGCGGTTACAACTTCGTTGGTGGTAATGCCTCTTGGGCGGGTTTCACTATTCCTGGTGACAATGATAGCCAGGATCTGCTGCTGACATCTGTCAGTGGTACAACCGTTAACACCAATGCCAACAGTGGCGGTATTGGCGCAGGCTCCTCCGTAGGTGCAGGTGAAGCGATGCGAGTTGATTATGTTACCGACCTTTCCGGAACACCTGTCAACGGTAAAGACTTTAGCGACGCAGCTAACCAAACCCAGATATTTGACGGGCACTATAATGTCAACGGCGGGTCGGCATTGTTCACCTCGATAGGGAAAGGTGGATCCACAGTTTCTATCGCTGCTTTTGACGATGATGACAGTGGTGCTAATTTATATAGTGTTGGTGATGGCTCTCCCGATGCTATCACCAGTGTAGGAATTAGCTACGGTACTGAGCAGCAGGTAATCACTTCAAGCGGTGACTATGTCATAGATTCACATACTTTCTCGGTGACCTTTAATAATGACGGTACAGTGAGCGTCGCCGGTGTCGTAGATAACACCCAGCTCTCTGCTTATACCGCTGATGGTTATAACTCTATTGAATGGGGTTATGAGAGTGGTAGTACTTTCCAAATCGGTGATTTTGGGGCGACAACCGTTACCACAGATGATGTCGATTTCACTGTGCCAATTTCTATACAGGATGGCGATGGTGATATTGTGTCTTCAGGTGATTTGGCTATCAATCTCTATTCTGGTGATACAAGCTCAAGCACATTAGCAGCCGCAAGTACCAGTAGCCTGATGAGCCTGTCAACAGATGGTAGTGATAGCAGTCACAGCATCTACAGTACCAGTGCAGATGATATTCTCACTGCAAGCACAGGTATTGACACCTTTATCTGGCAAGCTGGACAGACAGGTACTGATCACGTCTCTGGTTTTAACTTAACTCAAGATACGTTGAATATCAGTGATTTACTGACTCAATGGAATGGTAATAGTAATACCTTAGACCACTATCTGGATATTACCGTGACTAATGGCGATACGGTCATATCTATCGATGCTGATGCTAATGGTAGTGTGGATCAAACCATAGTACTTGATGGCACTGATGTTTCTTCCTACGGTAACAGTAGTAGTGAGATTATTCAGGGACTTGTAGACAGTGGAAATGGACCGCTGATCGTGGATAGTAGTAGTACCGACACCGCAACTACGACTTATTCTACGACAGATGCCTTGAATCACACTGAACAAGTTGTCAAAGAAGTGTAA